Below is a window of Wenzhouxiangella sp. XN201 DNA.
ATTCCCAGCAGGCGGTCATGTCACTGGGCTTGCTCGGCGCCCTGGGCATGGCCCCGGCCGCCCTGCAGAAGCCCGCGCTGGAGCTGTTCAGTCGCAAGGCTTCCACCGTGTTGACCAACGTGCCCGGCCCGCAGTCGCCACTCTACATGGCCGGCGCAAAAATCCGGGAAATGATGTTCTGGGTACCGCAGACCGGCTCGGTCGGCATGGGCATCAGCATCATCAGCTACAACGGTCAGGTTTTTTCAGGATTGATTACGGACCATCGACGCGTGCCCGACCCACACAGTGTGGTGGTGAACTTCAAGCGCGAATTCGAAAATCTGCTGCATTTGACGATGCTGATCGGGCCGCAGGACGAGCCGCTCCAGCCGGAGGCGGCCGATCTGGTGCATGGCTGGATAGAGGATGGTTAGCTAGTTGGCTAGTTCGGCATCTGTGGAGCGACGCGGGGCGGCTTCGCCGCGAGAGATTGCGGGCAATCGGTATCATTGCCGAACCAGCTAACCAGCTAACCAGCTAACCAGCTAACCAGCTAACCAGCCAACTCATATTGACGCCTTCGCAAACTCCACGTCCAGCTGTTGCATGGCATCAATCGGCTCGATCCCCGCGGCTTTTTCGTAGGCGGCGTTGGATTCGTCCAGACTCTTGTCGCCGAACAGCAGGTACAGGCCGTTGCCGTACTCGATGTGGGCGATGGGGGCATCGGGCGTGATCTCGAGCGCGCGCTCGAAATGTTCCATGGCCTTGTCGGCGCTGGCGCCGTAGGTTAGCTTGCCGACCATGCGGCCGACCTTGTCGATGATCTCGGCATGGTAGAGGCCCATGGCGGTATGCGCCTCGGCGTGGTTTGGCGACAATTCCAGCGCTGCTTCAAGCGATTCCCGGATTTTTCCGCCGAAACCCTGGGTGAGCGCCTGCGTCACCGAGATGCCCTGGCTGTAGCGTCCCAGCAAAAAGGCGTGGAAGTAGTGGGCGTTGGCGTCGTCGGGGTACGCTGAAATGGCTTTTTCGGCGCGTTTTATGCCAGCCTGGTAGATGGCGATTTTGGTCTTTTCGTCCTCTTCGAGATAATCGGCGTAGATACCGCTGGCCTTGTTGGCTGCGGCGTGCGCCTCGAGTCCGACCTGGTCGGCCTGTTTGACGGCGGCAGCAAAGTCACCCGCGTGAAATCGCCGCCAGGCCTCCTGCAGCTCGTCGCTGTCGGGCAGCGGCTCGGTATCACCGCGATGCAGTGCTTCCCAGGCTTCCGCAAGCTTCTTGCCCGGGTAGCTGAATGCATCGTTTTCATACGGGAAATCCGCCCAGTCGTCGGTGTTCATGATTAGTGTGTCCACTCTAGAAACCGCCTGTATCTTACAACTCACAATCAGTGAACACATCCCGCCATCGTGGCGGCGAAAAGGAGCACAGCAGATATGGCTAAGAAGACTGCCAAGAAGAAGGTCATGAAGAAGAAGGTCGCCAAGAAGAAGGTGGCCAAGAAGGCCGCAACGCGCAAGACCGCATCCCGCAAGAGCACGAGCTCGCAGGTGCAGGACTACGCTCACGAAATCTGGCTGGCCGGCCTGGGTGCATTCTCCCTGGCGCAGCAGGAAGGCGGCAAGCTGTATGAACAGAGCCGAAAGAATGTCGAGAAAACCGGCAACAAGGTATTCGGCGAGAGCAGCAAGTTCTTCGATCGCCTGGTCAAGGAAGGCAACAAGCTCGAAGGCAAGGGCCGCAAGGCTGCCAGCGAGACGGTCAGCGGAGTTCGCGAGGACGTCGAAAGCCGTGTCGGCAAGGTGCGTGAGTCGGCCCAGAGCAACTGGGACAAGCTCGAGAAAGTTTTCGAGCAGCGCGTGGCCCGGGCCCTGTCGAAAATGGGTGTGCCGACCTCCGACGAGATCAGCCAGCTGAGCAATCGCGTGGCCGAACTCAACAAGCGGGTGCGCGAGCTCTCGGAGCAGCAGAAGAAGACCGCCGCTCCGGCTGCGAAAAAGACTGCGGCCAAGAAGGCTCAGCCGAAGAGTTAATCATTCATCGGTAGTCGACTTCTCCAGACGACCCCGAAGCATCCCGGGCTATCCTCCCTCGGCCCGGTTGAATGCTGCAACCTTGACCCGGACCCTGTCCGGGTCTTTTTTTAGAGGGCAGGGGGTCGCGGGCTAACGATAGGCGTCCGCCAGGGTTTCGAGTTCCGTGCGTGCCTCTCCGACCAGGTAGGGGCTGACCAGGCTCATGACCTGTCCGACGGCGCGGTCCGGGCGGGGATGGTCGTCCCTTTCGAGAATCTGGTCGAAAGCGAGCCAGAATGTGCTGACCAGGGTGATGTTGCGCACCAACGCCTCGGTTTCGGCGCGGCTGGCATCGAGCTGGCCCTGGCTGGCGAGTCCGTCGATGAGGTGGTGTGCAGTCTGCATCGACAGCTTGAGGATGCCGCGGAATCGCTGGTGCAGCCCGCGATAACGTCCGCAAAGATCGGTCAGATCGCGATAGATGAAGCGGTGCTCGCCGATCGTCTCGAATACCAGGTGCAGGAACAGCCAGATATCCTCGATGTGAATGTCGCGTGATTCCGGCGTGGCCAGCAGCTCGAGCATGCGCTGTTCGAAGCGGTCAAACAGGGTCAGGATCAGGTCGGCCTTGGTGCGGAAATGGTAGTGCAGGTTGCCGGGGCTGATTTCGAGTTCGTCGGCAATCCGGTTGGTCGTGACGTGCGGCTCACCCTCGTCGTTGAACAGGGCGAGAGCGGTCTGAAGAATGCGCTCGGGGGTGTTCCGGCTCATGCCGGGGCGACGGGCGTCCGGTGACTCAGGATCGCAGGGAATCGACCAGGTCGACGTATTTTTGCTTCGCCTCCTCGGACTCCATGCCTTTGAGCTTCTCCCAGGCTTCGTACTTGGCCACGCCGACAAAGTCGAAGAAGCCCGGCTTTTCCCCCGCTACGTCCCCCTCTGAACCCTGCTTGAAAAGCGCATAGAGCTTGAGCAGCGTGTCGTTGTCGGGCCGTTCGTCGAGATTCTTGACGTCTTCGGCTGCTTGCTGAAAGCGGGTGTCGAGCTCGCTCATCGATCGGGTTCCCTTGTGTGGTCGGCCTTTGGCATCTTTTCTAGCATGCCCGTGGAGTGGGGTCAACGAGGCCCGACCTGCTGCAGTCCCGGTAGCACATTGCGCCTGGAACCGGTATCTTTGTCCGGGCCGACTCAACATGCCCAAGGGAGTGTCTTCATGGCCTATTTCGTCACCGGGGGAACCGGTTTTATCGGGCGAAACCTGATCGACCAGCTCGTCAAGCGCAAGGGCACGATCTATATTCTCGTGCGGCGCGGTTCCAAGACCAAGTTCAACAATCTGGTGGCCGAGCGCTGGTCGTCCCACAAGCGCCGCATCGTGGCGGTCAGCGGCGATCTGACCAAGCCGGCGTTGGGCGTGAAGAAATCCGATATCGACAAGCTCAAGGGCAAGGTGCGGCATTTCTTTCACCTGGCAGCCATCTATGACCTGGCGGCCGACGCCGAGGCCAACGAAGCTGCCAATATCGGCGGCACGAAACACGCCATACAGTTGGCGGAGAAGATCAAGGCCGGCTGCTTCCATCACACCTCTTCGATTGCCGCTGCCGGCCTCTACAACGGCACCTTCCGCGAGGATATGTTCGAGGAGGCAACTGGCCTGCAGCACCCGTATTTCCGCACCAAGCACGAGTCGGAGGGCCTGGTGCGCCGGACTTGCCCGATTCCCTTTCGCATCTACCGTCCCGGCATCGTGGTGGGGCATTCGAAAACCGGCGAGATCGACAAGATCGACGGCCCGTATTATTTCTTCAAGCTGATTCAGAAGATGCGCCGCATGCTGCCGCCCTGGGTGCCCACCCTGGGTCTGGAGGGCAGCCGCATCAATATCGTGCCGGTCGATTTCGTGGCCCGGGCGATGGATCAGATTGCCCATAAGCCGAAGCTCGACGGTCAGTGCTTTCACCTGACCGACCCTGAACCGAAGCGCATCGGCGAGGTGATGAACCTGTTTGCCGAGGCCGCCCACGCGCCGCTAATGTCGATGCGCGTCGACGCCCGGCTGTTCAAGTTCATTCCGCAGCCGGTCAAGCAGGGTCTGACCATGCTGCCGCCGGTCAGGCGGATCATCAAGCAAGTGCTGTCCGATCTCGGTATTCCGAAGGACATGTTGAGCTTTTTCAGCTATCCGACCCGCTTTGACAATCGCGATGCCGAAAAAGCGCTCAAGGGATCGGGCATTGCCGTGCCGCCGCTGGAGGACTATGCCTGGGTGCTGTGGGATTACTGGGAGCGCCATCTTGACCCGGAATTGTTCATCGACCGCTCGCTTTCCGGTCAGGTGCGCGACAAGGTTGTGCTGATAACCGGCGCCTCGTCGGGCATCGGCAAGGCCACGGCGGTGATGATGGGGAAGGCTGGTGCCAAGGTCATCATCGCAGCCCGCGGCGAGGAAGGCCTGAAGGAAACCCAGGCGGAGATCGAAGCAGAGGGTGGCACCGCGTTCTATTACACCTGCGACCTGGCCAACATGAAAAAGGCCGAGGCGCTTGTCGGGCAGGTGCTGGCCGACCACGGTGCGGTCGATATCCTGGTCAATAACGCCGGACGTTCGATCCGTCGCTCGATCCAGTTATCCTACAAGCGCTTCCACGACTACGAGCGGCTGATGCAGCTCAATTACTTCGGCGCGCTCAAGCTGATCATGGGCTTCCTGCCGAAGATGGTGGAGCGCGGCGGCGGCCAGGTCATCAACATCTCGTCGATCGGTGTGCTGTCGAACGCGCCGCGCTTTTCGGCCTACGTGGCTTCGAAGGCCGCACTCGACGCCTTCGCCCGCTGCGCGGCCTCGGAATTTGCCGATACCGGCGTGTCGTTCACGACCATCAATATGCCGCTGGTGAGAACGCCGATGATCGCGCCGACCAAGATGTACGAGCACGTCCCGACCATCACCCCGGAGGATGCCGCCGACATGATCAAGCAGGCGGTGATCTACCGGCCACAGCGCATCGCCACCCGCCTGGGTATCTTCGCCCAGATTCTGCACGCCACGGCGCCGAAGATCTCGGAAATTGTGCTGAATTCGGCCTTCCGGATGTTCCCCGATTCGGCCGCCGCCCAGGGCAAGAAGGACGAAGGTTCGATCGAGCCGACGCAGGAGCAGGTGGCTTTTGCGTCACTGATGCGGGGTATTCACTGGTAGCTGCCTGCAGTGCTGGGATCGGTCGGGGCGGGGTCGCCTGNNNNNNNNNNNNNNNNNNNNNNNNNNNNNNNNNNNNNNNNNNNNNNNNNNNNNNNNNNNNNNNNNNNNNNNNNNNNNNNNNNNNNNNNNNNNNNNNNNNNNNNNNNNNNNNNNNNNNNNNNNNNNNNNNNNNNNNNNNNNNNNNNNNNNNNNNNNNNNNNNNNNNNNNNNNNNNNNNNNNNNNNNNNNNNNNNNNNNNNNNNNNNNNNNNNNNNNNNNNNNNNNNNNNNNNNNNNNNNNNNNNNNNNNNNNNNNNNNNNNNNNNNNNNNNNNNNNNNNNNNNNNNNNNNNNNNNNNNNNNNNNNNNNNNNNNNNNNNNNNNNNNNNNNNNNNNNNNNNNNNNNNNNNNNNNNNNNNNNNNNNNNNNNNNNNNNNNNNNNNNNNNNNNNNNNNNNNNNNNNNNNNNNNNNNNNNNNNNNNCCGACGCCGGCACGGACCGCCCTCCTAATGGCAACTTTCAGCGAAGCAGTCGCTCCAGACTGTCGAGGGTGCGGTCGAGGGAGTTTCCCACCGGTGCGAAATGCGGGGCTTCCCGGCTCAGGCTGTCGACAAAGCTGCGTTCGGAATCCAGCAGTTGACGATTCAGACCCAAACCGAAAGGCTCGAGGAAGGCTTCCAGGTCATCGGCCCGGGCGCGTAGTTCGGAGCGGGTGATGCGGTAGGCGTGATCGGCCAGTTCGTTGCGCGACGAGTAGCTGAACACGTTGGTGTAGAACATCTTCTCGTCGTTACGGTTGGGCTCGACCAGCATGATGGCCGATTCCGGATAGGAGGTTTCGTATTTGCGCATACCGATCTGCATGCGTGACTGGATCAGTGAGCGGAAGGTCTGGGAGAGCACCACCGGCAACCCGCCGCGGATCATGCGATCTCGAGAGCGGGTCATATCGGGCGGCAGGCCGTCAGCGTCATAGGGCACCAGCGGGTTGATGGCGAACAGCAGGTCGGCACCTTCCTCCAGCGCAGCCGATGCATGCAGGGTGCGCCGCAGGGCCCCGTCGACATAGTACTGGCCGTTGATTTCGACCGGCGGGTACAGGCCCGGTAGCGCAGCCGAGGCTTGCACAGCCCGAGAAATGGAGACGTTGTCCTTGCCCGGTTCGCCGAATCGCACCGCCTGGCCCGATTCGAGTTCGACGGCCACCACCCGCAGCCGGGCATCGAGCTTGCGGAAGTCGTTGGTTCGGCCGGGTTTCTCCAGGGTTCGGGCGATGAAGCGTTCGATGCTGGTGTTGTCGAAGATGCCGGTCGGAATCAGCCGGCTCAGGCCTTCCAGGCTTTCCAGGCTGGTCAGGCGCTGGGGATGTTGGATGGCTTCCCGCAGCAGGTCGAAAACCACCGTGGGAATGCTGGTGGCGCGGTCGAGATACTCGCGTAGCGCCGGCTTGAGAAACTGCTCCGGCCGGAAAGCGAACTCGGCGTCGGGCGCGCCCATGAACACCCGCGCCATCTGCGAGGTTGTGATGCGATTGGCGAGGTTGGCCGACAGCACCGCCCCGGAACTGACGCCGACGTAAATATCCAGATCGTGCATGTGGGCGCCGTCGATGGACTCGTCGAGCGCTTGCAGCGCGCCGAGTTCGTAAATGGCGCCGAGCGGGCCGCCGCCGGCAATCGCCAGGGCAATGGTGGGGTGTCGGCTGGTTTCGCGGGGTGAACGTGCGGGGGTCAGTTTCAACATGCAGGCATTATAATGCAAGGTCATGAGCCTTCGTATCGGCGATCGCGCCCCTGATTTCACGCTTGTTGACGACCACGGCGAGCCCTTCACGCTTTCAAAGCATGCCGGGCATCGCATTCTGCTGGTGTTTTACCCGGGCGACGACACGCCGGTATGTACCAGCCAGCTATGCGACTACCGCGACGGCATCGAACAGTTTGAGGGTCTGGGGGTCGAAGTGGTCGGCATCAGCGGCGACGACGCGGCGTCCCATCGCAAGTTTCGTGAAAGACACCAAT
It encodes the following:
- a CDS encoding acyl-CoA-binding protein — translated: MSELDTRFQQAAEDVKNLDERPDNDTLLKLYALFKQGSEGDVAGEKPGFFDFVGVAKYEAWEKLKGMESEEAKQKYVDLVDSLRS
- a CDS encoding peroxiredoxin, with the protein product MSLRIGDRAPDFTLVDDHGEPFTLSKHAGHRILLVFYPGDDTPVCTSQLCDYRDGIEQFEGLGVEVVGISGDDAASHRKFRERHQLPFTLLSDPDLGVAGQYGCRGMLGMKRGVFLVDEGGILRYAHVESVAVFRRSREELIEVIEQLE
- a CDS encoding patatin-like phospholipase family protein, which codes for MLKLTPARSPRETSRHPTIALAIAGGGPLGAIYELGALQALDESIDGAHMHDLDIYVGVSSGAVLSANLANRITTSQMARVFMGAPDAEFAFRPEQFLKPALREYLDRATSIPTVVFDLLREAIQHPQRLTSLESLEGLSRLIPTGIFDNTSIERFIARTLEKPGRTNDFRKLDARLRVVAVELESGQAVRFGEPGKDNVSISRAVQASAALPGLYPPVEINGQYYVDGALRRTLHASAALEEGADLLFAINPLVPYDADGLPPDMTRSRDRMIRGGLPVVLSQTFRSLIQSRMQIGMRKYETSYPESAIMLVEPNRNDEKMFYTNVFSYSSRNELADHAYRITRSELRARADDLEAFLEPFGLGLNRQLLDSERSFVDSLSREAPHFAPVGNSLDRTLDSLERLLR
- a CDS encoding SDR family oxidoreductase produces the protein MAYFVTGGTGFIGRNLIDQLVKRKGTIYILVRRGSKTKFNNLVAERWSSHKRRIVAVSGDLTKPALGVKKSDIDKLKGKVRHFFHLAAIYDLAADAEANEAANIGGTKHAIQLAEKIKAGCFHHTSSIAAAGLYNGTFREDMFEEATGLQHPYFRTKHESEGLVRRTCPIPFRIYRPGIVVGHSKTGEIDKIDGPYYFFKLIQKMRRMLPPWVPTLGLEGSRINIVPVDFVARAMDQIAHKPKLDGQCFHLTDPEPKRIGEVMNLFAEAAHAPLMSMRVDARLFKFIPQPVKQGLTMLPPVRRIIKQVLSDLGIPKDMLSFFSYPTRFDNRDAEKALKGSGIAVPPLEDYAWVLWDYWERHLDPELFIDRSLSGQVRDKVVLITGASSGIGKATAVMMGKAGAKVIIAARGEEGLKETQAEIEAEGGTAFYYTCDLANMKKAEALVGQVLADHGAVDILVNNAGRSIRRSIQLSYKRFHDYERLMQLNYFGALKLIMGFLPKMVERGGGQVINISSIGVLSNAPRFSAYVASKAALDAFARCAASEFADTGVSFTTINMPLVRTPMIAPTKMYEHVPTITPEDAADMIKQAVIYRPQRIATRLGIFAQILHATAPKISEIVLNSAFRMFPDSAAAQGKKDEGSIEPTQEQVAFASLMRGIHW
- a CDS encoding phasin family protein produces the protein MAKKTAKKKVMKKKVAKKKVAKKAATRKTASRKSTSSQVQDYAHEIWLAGLGAFSLAQQEGGKLYEQSRKNVEKTGNKVFGESSKFFDRLVKEGNKLEGKGRKAASETVSGVREDVESRVGKVRESAQSNWDKLEKVFEQRVARALSKMGVPTSDEISQLSNRVAELNKRVRELSEQQKKTAAPAAKKTAAKKAQPKS
- a CDS encoding TetR/AcrR family transcriptional regulator, which codes for MSRNTPERILQTALALFNDEGEPHVTTNRIADELEISPGNLHYHFRTKADLILTLFDRFEQRMLELLATPESRDIHIEDIWLFLHLVFETIGEHRFIYRDLTDLCGRYRGLHQRFRGILKLSMQTAHHLIDGLASQGQLDASRAETEALVRNITLVSTFWLAFDQILERDDHPRPDRAVGQVMSLVSPYLVGEARTELETLADAYR